In one Bradyrhizobium sp. 4 genomic region, the following are encoded:
- a CDS encoding nucleobase:cation symporter-2 family protein, with protein sequence MSSEVHPVDEVLPVPRLLALGLQHVLVMYAGAVAVPLIIGRALKLPPEDVAFLISADLFACGLATLVQCLGFPDVGIRLPVMMGVTFASVGPMLSMAASPDIGLLGIYGSVIAAGLFGVVAAPFVSRLLPLFPPVVTGSIILVIGISLMRVGINWAGGGLPTLTRMVDGVAGSFPNPAYGQLQGLGISLFVLLFILGLIKWGTGFLANVSVLLGIIAGAVLASILGVMHFDKVAAASWGAIVIPFRFGMPQFHLVSVITMCVVMVVVMIESLGMFLALGDITGKTVDRDALSRGLRADGVGTLLGGIFNTFPYTSFSQNVGLVSVTGVRSRWVTVTGGFIMLVLGLLPKLAALVEAVPMVVLGGAGLVMFGMVAATGARILTSVDFRNNRYNLFIVAISIGFGLIPLAAPGFFRNLPHDLQPLLESGILLCAIVSVLLNAFFNGLSGGAAAEADAAAVASSAQHV encoded by the coding sequence ATGAGCAGCGAAGTGCATCCCGTCGACGAGGTCTTGCCGGTCCCGCGCCTGCTCGCGCTCGGGCTTCAGCATGTGCTGGTGATGTATGCCGGCGCGGTCGCGGTGCCCCTGATCATCGGGCGCGCACTCAAATTGCCGCCGGAGGATGTCGCTTTCCTGATCAGTGCCGACCTGTTCGCCTGCGGACTCGCGACGCTGGTGCAATGCCTTGGTTTTCCCGACGTCGGCATCCGCCTGCCCGTGATGATGGGCGTGACCTTCGCATCCGTCGGTCCGATGCTGTCGATGGCGGCTTCACCTGACATCGGCCTGCTCGGCATCTACGGTTCGGTGATCGCCGCCGGCCTGTTTGGCGTTGTCGCAGCGCCGTTCGTCAGCCGGCTGTTGCCGCTATTTCCGCCCGTCGTCACCGGCAGCATCATTCTCGTCATTGGAATCTCCTTGATGCGGGTCGGCATCAACTGGGCCGGCGGCGGCCTGCCGACGCTGACCAGGATGGTGGACGGCGTCGCCGGCAGCTTTCCCAATCCGGCTTACGGACAGTTGCAGGGGCTCGGCATCTCGCTGTTCGTGCTGCTCTTCATTCTCGGCCTGATCAAATGGGGCACCGGCTTTCTCGCCAACGTCTCCGTGCTGCTTGGCATCATCGCCGGCGCCGTGCTCGCGAGCATTCTGGGCGTGATGCATTTTGACAAGGTCGCTGCGGCCTCCTGGGGCGCCATCGTGATCCCGTTCCGCTTCGGCATGCCGCAATTCCATCTGGTATCTGTTATCACCATGTGCGTCGTCATGGTCGTCGTGATGATCGAATCGCTCGGCATGTTCCTCGCGCTCGGCGACATCACCGGCAAGACGGTCGATCGCGATGCCCTGAGCCGAGGCCTGCGCGCCGACGGCGTCGGCACGCTGCTCGGCGGCATCTTCAACACCTTCCCGTACACGTCGTTCTCGCAGAATGTCGGCCTCGTCTCGGTCACCGGCGTGCGCTCGCGCTGGGTGACGGTCACGGGCGGCTTCATCATGCTCGTGCTCGGCCTGTTGCCGAAGCTCGCCGCGCTGGTCGAGGCCGTGCCGATGGTCGTGCTCGGCGGCGCCGGCCTCGTGATGTTCGGCATGGTCGCCGCGACAGGCGCACGCATCCTCACCTCGGTCGACTTCCGCAACAATCGCTACAATCTCTTCATCGTCGCGATCTCGATCGGCTTCGGCCTGATCCCGCTCGCCGCACCCGGCTTCTTCAGGAATTTACCGCACGATCTCCAGCCGCTGCTGGAGTCAGGCATTCTGCTCTGTGCGATCGTCTCCGTGCTGCTCAACGCCTTCTTCAACGGATTGAGCGGCGGCGCAGCCGCGGAAGCGGATGCAGCAGCGGTCGCCTCATCCGCGCAACATGTTTAA
- a CDS encoding ABC transporter permease, with translation MELIEAIILAVLAASTPLLIAATGELVTERSGVLNLGVEGMMIVGAACGFAGAWLTGSIFIGALFGIVAGTLMSLVFALMALGLAVNQVATGLALTILGVGLSGLIGAGFVGERITPALHLNIPGLTDIPLVGRVLFGEDAFVYFSLALVVGVWWFLYRTRPGLILRACGDNHVSAHALGYPVLRIRALAVMFGGACAGLAGAYLPLAYTPFFIPGMTAGRGWIALALVVFSSWRPGRLVVGAYLFGAVTILQLHAQGWGVGIPSQLMSALPYLATVVVLVLLSRARTGGSTAPAALGTVFVPDR, from the coding sequence GTGGAACTCATTGAAGCCATCATTCTCGCAGTGCTCGCCGCTTCGACGCCGCTCCTGATCGCGGCGACCGGCGAGCTCGTGACCGAGCGCTCCGGCGTGCTCAATCTCGGCGTCGAGGGCATGATGATCGTCGGCGCCGCATGTGGCTTTGCAGGTGCGTGGCTGACCGGCTCGATCTTCATTGGCGCACTGTTTGGCATCGTCGCCGGCACGCTGATGTCACTGGTCTTCGCACTGATGGCGCTCGGACTTGCGGTCAACCAGGTCGCAACGGGTCTTGCGCTGACCATCCTGGGCGTCGGACTCTCCGGCCTGATCGGCGCCGGTTTCGTCGGCGAGCGCATCACCCCGGCGCTGCATCTCAACATTCCCGGTCTCACGGATATTCCGCTGGTCGGCCGCGTGTTGTTCGGCGAGGACGCCTTTGTCTATTTCTCGCTGGCGCTGGTCGTCGGCGTCTGGTGGTTCCTGTACCGCACGCGGCCAGGATTGATCCTGCGCGCCTGCGGCGACAACCATGTCTCCGCGCATGCGCTCGGCTATCCCGTGCTGCGCATCCGCGCCCTAGCGGTGATGTTCGGCGGCGCCTGCGCCGGACTTGCCGGTGCCTATCTGCCGCTCGCCTATACGCCGTTCTTCATTCCGGGCATGACCGCGGGACGCGGCTGGATCGCGCTGGCGCTGGTGGTGTTCTCGTCCTGGCGGCCGGGCCGCCTCGTGGTCGGCGCCTATCTGTTCGGCGCGGTGACGATCCTGCAGCTGCACGCGCAGGGCTGGGGCGTTGGCATTCCCTCGCAGTTGATGTCGGCGCTGCCTTACCTTGCGACTGTCGTCGTCCTGGTCCTGCTCTCACGCGCGCGCACGGGTGGATCGACCGCACCGGCTGCGCTTGGCACCGTGTTCGTGCCTGACCGCTGA
- a CDS encoding ABC transporter permease — MQLVLEKRAERSNTIALISPLIAIGLTIVTMVILFAILGKNPLLALYAYFIAPLTDSYSLQEIAVKATPLVMIAIGLSLCYLANAWNIGAEGQFLIGAVAGSWIAVKTQGTDAGGWVLPVMLVLAAAAGALYALIPAICKVKFGASEILTSLMLVYVADLFLDYLVRGPWRDPHGFNFPTTAEFDPVATVPLLIEGGRLHLGSIIALLVVAAVAILLGRTIKGFEIRVVGAAPRAARFGGFNSNQLIILTFAVSGALAGLAGIIEVAGPVGHLQPGISPGYGFTAIIVAFLGRLNPLGILIAGLFLALTFIGGEQAQIAMKIPLDVTKVFQGILLFYVLACDSLILYRFKLVFPKRQVARGTH, encoded by the coding sequence ATGCAGTTGGTGCTTGAGAAGCGCGCCGAGCGCTCCAACACGATCGCGCTGATCTCTCCGCTGATCGCGATCGGCCTCACGATCGTGACCATGGTCATCCTGTTCGCGATCCTCGGCAAGAATCCGCTGCTCGCCCTGTACGCCTATTTCATCGCGCCTTTGACCGACAGCTATTCGCTCCAGGAAATCGCGGTGAAGGCAACTCCGCTGGTGATGATCGCAATCGGACTATCGCTCTGCTATCTCGCCAATGCCTGGAACATCGGCGCCGAAGGGCAGTTCCTGATTGGTGCAGTCGCCGGAAGCTGGATTGCGGTGAAGACGCAGGGCACCGACGCCGGCGGCTGGGTGCTGCCAGTCATGCTCGTGCTCGCCGCCGCGGCGGGCGCGCTCTACGCACTGATCCCGGCAATCTGCAAGGTGAAGTTCGGCGCCAGCGAAATCCTGACCAGCCTGATGCTGGTCTATGTCGCCGATCTCTTCCTAGACTATCTCGTGCGCGGCCCCTGGCGCGATCCACACGGCTTCAACTTCCCGACCACCGCCGAGTTCGATCCGGTCGCAACGGTGCCGCTGCTGATCGAAGGCGGCCGGCTGCATCTCGGCTCCATCATCGCCCTTCTCGTCGTCGCGGCGGTGGCGATCCTGCTCGGGCGCACCATCAAGGGATTCGAAATTCGCGTGGTCGGTGCGGCGCCTCGCGCCGCGCGGTTCGGCGGCTTCAATTCCAACCAGTTGATCATCCTGACCTTCGCCGTCTCGGGCGCGCTGGCCGGCCTCGCCGGCATCATCGAGGTCGCGGGTCCGGTCGGACATCTCCAGCCCGGCATCTCGCCGGGTTACGGTTTTACGGCGATCATCGTGGCCTTTCTCGGCCGGTTGAACCCCCTTGGAATATTAATTGCAGGCCTTTTTCTCGCGTTGACCTTTATCGGCGGCGAGCAGGCGCAGATCGCGATGAAGATCCCGTTGGACGTCACCAAGGTTTTTCAAGGCATCCTGCTGTTCTACGTGCTCGCCTGCGATTCCCTCATTCTCTACCGCTTCAAGCTGGTCTTCCCGAAGCGACAGGTGGCTCGTGGAACTCATTGA
- a CDS encoding molybdopterin-dependent oxidoreductase: MSFEVNGTTFPQEPRAGQCLRTFLRELGHFGVKKGCDAGDCGACTVLLDGEPVHSCLIPAFRAEGRAVTTIEGLGGDSGAHPMQQAFLDAQGFQCGFCTAGMILTCASLNQAQRTDLGVALKGNICRCTGYRSIEDALIGKTNIEENVEAGAAFGRSLPAPAGPDVVRGKARYTFDTQIDGLLHIKLLRSPHAHARIVAIDKSEALSVPGVHAVLTHEDAPTTLMSTARHEKDWMDPEDTRVLDDIVRFIGQKVAAVVADSEAAAEDACRRLKVSYEILPALVDSEQAMASGAPIIHPDRTTANRVADAQRNLAAETHGEFGDVAAALATSAVTFEGTFHSHRVQHAALETHGGLAWLDASGVLNVRTSTQVPFLTRRALSDIFEFPLDKVRVFCERVGGGFGGKQEMFVEDILALAALKTGRPVKLELTREEQFIATSTRHPMRVHVKAGADANGKLTALQLDVLSNTGAYGNHAGPVMFHSLAESISVYNCPNKRVDGCAVYTNTVPAGAFRGYGLPQTLIAVEAAIDELAKQLGISPYEMRRRNVVKPGDPMVSPPSSEFHDVLYGSYGLDQCLDLVERAMQADGPQPDLSPEWLIGDGIALTMIDTVPPAGHLADAMVTLNDDASFDLIVGTAEFGNGTSTVHRQIAATTLATTVDRIRLRQSDTAHGGHDTGAYGSAGMFVAGKATHSAAMQLATELKAAAAGAWLCDVGNCALENEAVVSGVRRMSFVELAKLARERGQPFAGAGNSGGTPRSVGFNVQGFRVAVSKGTGELRILRSVHAADAGVVANPMQCRGQVEGGVAQALGAALYEEMVIDAEGRVTNPKFRDYHLPSFADLPRTEVFFAETSDTIGPLGAKSMSESPYNPVAAALGNAIADATGIRFTAPPFKPDRLFPALHDKFG, encoded by the coding sequence ATGAGCTTCGAGGTCAACGGCACGACGTTTCCGCAGGAGCCACGCGCCGGCCAGTGCCTGCGCACGTTCCTGCGCGAGCTCGGCCATTTCGGCGTGAAGAAGGGCTGCGACGCCGGCGATTGCGGCGCCTGCACCGTGCTGCTGGACGGCGAGCCGGTGCATAGCTGCCTGATCCCGGCCTTCCGTGCCGAGGGGCGCGCCGTCACCACGATCGAAGGTCTCGGCGGAGACAGCGGCGCGCACCCGATGCAGCAGGCTTTCCTCGATGCGCAGGGCTTTCAATGCGGCTTCTGCACCGCCGGCATGATCCTGACCTGCGCCTCGCTGAATCAGGCGCAGCGCACCGATCTCGGCGTCGCGCTGAAGGGCAATATCTGCCGCTGCACCGGGTATCGTTCGATCGAGGATGCGTTGATCGGCAAGACCAATATCGAGGAGAACGTCGAGGCCGGCGCCGCATTCGGCCGCAGCCTGCCGGCGCCAGCTGGCCCCGATGTCGTGCGCGGCAAGGCGCGCTACACGTTCGACACGCAGATTGACGGCTTGCTGCATATCAAGCTGCTCCGGTCACCGCACGCCCACGCGAGAATCGTCGCGATCGACAAGTCGGAAGCCCTGAGCGTTCCCGGCGTGCACGCGGTGCTGACGCATGAGGATGCGCCAACCACTCTGATGTCGACCGCGCGGCATGAGAAGGACTGGATGGATCCCGAGGACACTCGTGTTCTCGACGACATCGTCCGCTTCATCGGCCAGAAGGTCGCAGCCGTCGTCGCAGACAGCGAAGCCGCCGCCGAGGACGCTTGCCGCCGGCTGAAGGTCAGTTACGAGATTTTGCCCGCGCTGGTCGATTCGGAGCAGGCGATGGCGTCCGGCGCCCCCATCATTCATCCCGATCGCACCACCGCGAACCGCGTTGCCGACGCCCAGCGCAACCTCGCCGCGGAGACGCATGGCGAGTTCGGCGACGTGGCGGCTGCGCTCGCGACATCCGCCGTCACCTTCGAGGGCACCTTCCATAGTCACCGTGTGCAGCATGCCGCTTTGGAAACCCACGGCGGCCTCGCCTGGCTCGACGCTTCCGGCGTGCTCAATGTCCGCACCTCGACGCAGGTGCCGTTTCTGACCAGGCGCGCGCTGTCCGACATCTTCGAGTTCCCGCTGGACAAGGTCCGCGTCTTCTGCGAGCGCGTCGGCGGCGGCTTTGGCGGCAAGCAGGAGATGTTCGTCGAGGACATTCTGGCGCTCGCCGCGCTCAAGACCGGACGGCCGGTGAAGCTGGAGCTCACCCGCGAGGAGCAGTTCATAGCGACGTCGACGCGGCATCCGATGCGGGTCCACGTCAAGGCCGGTGCAGACGCGAACGGCAAGCTCACCGCGCTCCAGCTCGACGTGCTCTCCAACACCGGCGCCTACGGCAATCATGCCGGCCCCGTGATGTTCCACTCGCTGGCCGAATCCATCAGCGTCTACAATTGCCCGAACAAGCGGGTCGACGGCTGCGCCGTCTACACCAATACGGTGCCGGCAGGCGCGTTTCGCGGATATGGCTTGCCGCAAACGCTGATCGCGGTCGAAGCCGCGATCGACGAACTGGCCAAGCAGCTCGGCATCAGCCCTTACGAGATGCGCCGGCGCAACGTCGTTAAGCCCGGCGATCCCATGGTGTCGCCACCGTCATCGGAATTCCACGACGTGCTCTACGGCTCCTACGGGCTCGACCAGTGCCTCGACCTCGTCGAGCGCGCGATGCAGGCTGATGGCCCGCAGCCGGACCTGTCGCCGGAGTGGCTGATCGGCGACGGCATCGCGCTGACCATGATCGATACGGTGCCCCCGGCGGGCCATCTCGCGGATGCGATGGTCACGCTCAACGACGACGCCAGCTTCGACCTCATCGTGGGTACCGCCGAATTCGGCAACGGCACCAGCACCGTGCACCGGCAGATCGCGGCCACGACGCTTGCGACCACCGTCGACCGCATCCGCCTGCGCCAGTCCGACACCGCCCATGGCGGCCACGACACCGGCGCCTATGGCAGCGCCGGCATGTTCGTTGCCGGCAAGGCGACGCATTCGGCAGCCATGCAGCTCGCGACTGAGCTGAAGGCGGCCGCCGCCGGCGCATGGCTCTGCGACGTCGGGAACTGCGCGCTCGAGAACGAGGCCGTCGTCAGTGGCGTGCGGCGGATGTCCTTTGTGGAGCTGGCCAAGCTCGCGCGCGAACGCGGACAGCCGTTCGCAGGCGCCGGCAATTCCGGTGGCACGCCGCGTTCGGTCGGCTTTAACGTGCAAGGCTTTCGCGTCGCCGTGAGCAAGGGCACCGGCGAGCTCCGGATTCTCAGGAGCGTGCATGCGGCGGACGCCGGCGTCGTCGCCAATCCCATGCAGTGCCGCGGTCAGGTCGAAGGCGGTGTCGCGCAGGCGCTCGGTGCCGCGCTCTACGAGGAGATGGTGATCGACGCCGAAGGCCGCGTCACCAACCCCAAATTTCGCGACTACCACCTGCCCTCCTTCGCCGACCTGCCCCGCACCGAGGTCTTCTTCGCCGAGACATCCGACACGATCGGACCGTTGGGGGCGAAGTCGATGAGCGAGAGTCCGTACAATCCGGTCGCCGCCGCCCTCGGCAACGCGATTGCCGATGCCACCGGCATCCGCTTCACGGCGCCGCCCTTCAAGCCGGACAGGCTGTTTCCGGCGCTGCACGATAAGTTTGGGTAG
- a CDS encoding BMP family ABC transporter substrate-binding protein: MRKSLLALAAGLLLAGSVSAASAADKLKVGFIYLGPVGDLGWTYQHELARQALVKELGDKIETTFLENVPEGPDAERSIEQLVRAGNKLIFTTSFGYMDPTLKVAKKYPNVHFEHATGYKRNPNMSTYSAKWYQGRYIQGLIAAKMSKSGVLGYIGSFPIPEVVSGINATILAAQTINPNIKVKIIWANTWFDPGKEADAAKALIDQGADIIMQHTDSPAAMQIASERGKLAFGQDSEMIKFGPKTQLTSILDTWGPYYIARVKAELDGTWKSEDSWGGLDSHMFAMAPYTNMPDDVKKIAEDAQAAITAGKLHPFKCPVVGQDGKPVECKGGANLDDGQILGMNFYVKGIDDKLPGK; this comes from the coding sequence ATGAGGAAATCACTTCTTGCGCTGGCTGCCGGGCTCTTGCTTGCCGGGAGCGTCAGTGCAGCCTCCGCCGCCGACAAGCTGAAAGTCGGATTTATCTACCTCGGCCCGGTCGGTGACCTCGGCTGGACCTATCAGCATGAGCTGGCACGCCAGGCGCTAGTGAAGGAGCTCGGCGACAAGATCGAGACCACCTTTCTCGAAAACGTGCCTGAAGGCCCCGACGCCGAGCGCTCCATCGAGCAGCTCGTCCGCGCCGGCAACAAGCTGATCTTCACCACCTCGTTCGGCTACATGGATCCGACGCTGAAGGTCGCGAAGAAATATCCGAACGTGCATTTCGAGCACGCGACCGGCTACAAGCGCAACCCGAACATGTCGACCTATTCGGCTAAATGGTATCAGGGCCGCTACATCCAGGGCCTGATCGCGGCCAAGATGTCGAAGTCCGGCGTGCTCGGCTATATCGGCTCGTTCCCGATTCCCGAGGTCGTCTCCGGCATCAACGCGACGATCCTCGCCGCGCAGACCATCAACCCGAACATCAAGGTCAAGATCATTTGGGCCAACACCTGGTTCGACCCGGGCAAGGAAGCCGACGCCGCCAAGGCGCTAATCGACCAGGGCGCCGACATCATCATGCAGCACACGGATTCGCCCGCTGCGATGCAGATTGCCAGCGAACGCGGCAAGCTCGCCTTCGGCCAGGATTCCGAGATGATCAAGTTCGGGCCGAAGACCCAGCTGACCTCGATCCTCGATACCTGGGGTCCGTACTACATCGCCCGGGTCAAAGCGGAACTCGACGGCACCTGGAAATCCGAGGACAGCTGGGGCGGCCTCGACAGCCACATGTTCGCGATGGCGCCCTACACCAACATGCCCGACGACGTGAAGAAGATCGCCGAGGATGCCCAGGCCGCAATCACCGCGGGCAAGCTGCATCCGTTCAAGTGCCCGGTCGTTGGGCAGGATGGCAAGCCGGTCGAGTGCAAGGGCGGCGCCAATCTCGACGACGGCCAGATCCTCGGCATGAATTTCTACGTGAAGGGCATCGACGACAAGCTGCCGGGCAAGTAG
- a CDS encoding 8-oxoguanine deaminase → MSDAKPIWIRDPLAILADGAERGIVVKGGRIVELVPAGAAPATADVAVFDAGDHVVLPGLINTHHHFYQTLTRALPAAMDRELFPWLQALYPVWAKLTPDALELAVTVAMSELLLSGCTTTTDHHYVFPAGLEDAVDIEVGVARRLGVRVLLTRGSMNLSQRDGGLPPDSVVQDEDTILADSARVVAKYHQRGADAMVQIALAPCSPFSVTTSLMRATADLADKLDVRLHTHLAETEDENKFCQEIYGCRPLDYLEQCGWLNARTWLAHGIFFNADEMKRLGKAKTNISHCACSNQLLASGCCPVCEMEEAGVGIGIGVDGSASNDGSNLMQEVRAAFLLQRARYGVTKVSHKDALRWATKGSAACVGRPELGEIALGKAADLALFRLDELRFSGHGDPLAALVLCGAHRADRVMVAGKWVVIDGAVPGLDVADLIHRHSSAARAMQAG, encoded by the coding sequence ATGAGCGACGCAAAGCCGATCTGGATCAGGGATCCTCTGGCTATCCTCGCCGATGGCGCCGAGCGCGGGATCGTGGTGAAAGGCGGCCGGATCGTCGAGCTGGTGCCGGCCGGCGCTGCGCCCGCAACCGCTGACGTCGCGGTGTTCGACGCTGGCGACCACGTCGTGCTGCCGGGCCTCATCAACACCCATCACCATTTCTACCAGACGCTGACACGGGCGCTACCCGCGGCGATGGACCGCGAGCTGTTCCCCTGGCTCCAGGCGCTCTATCCGGTGTGGGCGAAGCTGACGCCGGATGCGCTCGAGCTCGCTGTCACCGTGGCGATGTCCGAACTGCTGCTCTCGGGCTGCACCACCACGACGGATCATCACTATGTATTTCCGGCAGGGCTCGAAGACGCCGTCGATATCGAGGTGGGGGTGGCCAGGCGGCTCGGCGTGCGCGTGCTGCTCACGCGCGGCTCGATGAACCTGTCACAGCGCGATGGCGGCCTGCCCCCTGACAGCGTCGTGCAGGACGAGGACACGATCCTCGCGGACAGCGCGCGCGTGGTCGCCAAGTACCACCAGCGCGGCGCGGATGCGATGGTGCAGATCGCGCTGGCGCCATGCTCGCCCTTCTCGGTGACGACGTCCCTGATGCGCGCCACCGCCGATCTGGCCGACAAGCTTGACGTACGCCTGCATACCCATCTCGCCGAGACCGAGGACGAGAACAAATTCTGCCAGGAGATCTATGGCTGCCGTCCGCTCGACTATCTCGAACAATGCGGCTGGCTCAATGCGCGGACGTGGCTCGCCCATGGCATCTTCTTCAACGCAGACGAGATGAAGCGGCTCGGCAAGGCGAAGACGAACATCAGTCATTGCGCATGCAGCAATCAGCTTCTGGCGTCGGGCTGCTGTCCGGTGTGCGAAATGGAGGAGGCCGGCGTCGGCATCGGCATCGGCGTCGATGGCTCGGCCTCGAACGACGGATCGAACCTGATGCAGGAGGTGCGGGCCGCGTTCCTGCTGCAACGGGCGCGCTACGGGGTGACGAAGGTCAGTCACAAGGATGCGCTGCGCTGGGCCACCAAGGGCTCGGCAGCCTGCGTCGGCCGGCCGGAACTCGGCGAGATCGCGCTCGGCAAGGCGGCCGATCTCGCGCTGTTCAGGCTCGACGAGCTACGCTTCTCCGGCCATGGCGATCCCCTGGCCGCACTGGTGCTGTGCGGGGCGCATCGGGCCGATAGGGTGATGGTGGCAGGAAAATGGGTCGTGATCGACGGCGCGGTCCCCGGCCTAGATGTGGCAGACCTCATCCACCGCCACAGTTCGGCGGCGCGGGCCATGCAGGCGGGATAG
- a CDS encoding FAD binding domain-containing protein — MDLNTITAVAHPQTRAQLPVWTPGDAWLAGGTWLFSEPQVHLTRLIDLTDLKWSALTVTESHLSIAATCTVAQLDGFLCPPDWFAAPLINQCCRAFLASFKIWKTATVGGNLCMSLPAGPMISLTAALDGVCTIWKAGGGEQMMPVVDFVTGNQRNLLAPGDLLRQIDIPIAALKRRTVFRQISLAPVGRSAALVIGSLDADGTLTLTVTASTVRPIRLSFREAPDVTVLRDAIAQQITDDLYHTDIHGKPLWRKHMTLRLAEEIRDELLGAPSS; from the coding sequence ATGGACTTGAATACCATCACAGCGGTCGCTCATCCGCAAACGCGCGCGCAGCTGCCCGTTTGGACGCCAGGTGATGCTTGGCTCGCGGGCGGCACCTGGCTGTTCTCGGAGCCGCAAGTTCACCTCACCCGACTCATCGATCTCACTGACCTGAAATGGTCGGCGCTGACGGTCACCGAGAGCCATCTCAGCATCGCAGCCACCTGCACCGTTGCGCAGCTCGATGGATTCCTCTGCCCACCCGACTGGTTCGCGGCGCCGCTGATCAACCAGTGCTGCCGCGCCTTCCTTGCTTCGTTCAAGATCTGGAAGACGGCGACCGTCGGCGGCAATCTCTGCATGTCGCTGCCGGCGGGACCGATGATCTCACTCACCGCGGCGCTCGACGGTGTTTGCACCATCTGGAAGGCCGGCGGCGGCGAACAGATGATGCCTGTCGTCGACTTCGTCACCGGCAACCAGCGCAACCTGCTGGCGCCGGGGGACCTGCTCCGGCAGATCGATATCCCGATTGCCGCCTTGAAGCGTCGTACGGTCTTTCGCCAGATCTCGCTGGCGCCGGTCGGCCGCTCGGCGGCGCTGGTGATCGGCAGTCTGGATGCCGATGGCACGCTGACGCTCACGGTCACCGCCTCGACGGTGCGGCCGATCCGGTTGTCCTTTCGCGAGGCCCCCGACGTGACAGTGCTCCGCGACGCCATCGCGCAGCAGATCACGGACGATCTGTACCACACCGACATCCACGGCAAGCCGCTCTGGCGCAAGCACATGACACTGCGGCTTGCCGAAGAGATCCGCGACGAACTCCTCGGAGCACCATCGTCATGA
- the uraD gene encoding 2-oxo-4-hydroxy-4-carboxy-5-ureidoimidazoline decarboxylase encodes MSQISLSDLNAADEADFVAALANVVEYSPWIAGQLAAKRPFAGINQLHAALVAAIQSAEPDVQLALIRAHPDLANKTQRAAGLTAESTEEQNSAGLDRLSDAEYAAFERVSNAYREKFDIPYIVCVRRHTKDSVLRDFETRLRNIAKTETRRAIEEIGRISALRLDQLVAADDKLKVHGRLSTHVLDNHVGKPAPGIPVELIELANLGESRVIARAVTNADGRTDQPLIGGRPLPIGRYELRFSVAKYYAERNVQLSDPPFLDEIPLRFAISEPESHYHVPLLVTPWSYSTYRGS; translated from the coding sequence ATGTCGCAGATATCGCTGTCTGATCTCAATGCCGCCGATGAAGCCGATTTCGTTGCCGCGCTCGCCAACGTCGTTGAATATTCGCCGTGGATCGCCGGGCAACTGGCCGCGAAGCGACCGTTCGCCGGCATCAACCAGTTGCACGCCGCGCTGGTGGCGGCGATCCAGAGTGCCGAACCCGACGTGCAATTGGCGCTGATCCGGGCGCATCCGGACCTCGCCAACAAGACCCAGCGCGCGGCGGGGCTCACCGCGGAATCGACCGAGGAGCAGAACAGCGCCGGCCTCGACCGGCTGTCGGATGCCGAATACGCGGCGTTCGAGCGCGTCAGCAATGCCTATCGCGAGAAGTTCGACATCCCCTATATCGTCTGCGTGCGCCGTCACACCAAAGATTCCGTGCTGCGCGATTTCGAGACGCGGTTGCGCAATATCGCCAAGACCGAGACGCGGCGTGCGATCGAGGAGATTGGCCGCATCTCGGCTTTGCGGCTCGATCAACTCGTCGCAGCCGATGACAAGCTCAAGGTCCACGGCCGGCTCTCGACCCATGTGCTGGACAACCACGTCGGCAAACCTGCGCCAGGCATTCCGGTCGAACTGATCGAGCTCGCGAACCTCGGCGAGAGCCGCGTGATAGCGCGCGCGGTGACCAATGCGGACGGCCGCACCGACCAGCCGTTGATCGGCGGCCGTCCGCTTCCGATCGGCCGCTACGAGCTTCGCTTCAGCGTGGCCAAATATTACGCCGAGCGCAACGTGCAGCTCTCTGACCCGCCGTTTCTCGACGAAATCCCGCTTCGTTTCGCGATCAGCGAGCCGGAGAGCCACTACCACGTGCCGTTGCTCGTCACGCCGTGGAGCTATTCGACCTATCGCGGTAGTTAA